The Streptomyces sp. NBC_01426 genome includes a region encoding these proteins:
- a CDS encoding aldehyde dehydrogenase family protein, translated as MREFHNLYIDGSWTAPAEPAVLELTDPATGRPSGRAALGGATDVDRAVTAARNAFASFSITTAAERVDLLEAIGAEYARRAEDMAQAVTEELGSPLDLSRSLHVPSGQSQFHNAARALRNLDLVEKRGSTWVRREPIGVCALITPWNYPALQPAGKVASALAAGCTVVLKPAQLTPYSAVVLAEILEAAGVPAGVFNLVLGRGSVIGDALNQHPEVDMISFTGSGPVAVGVLAAAAPTAKRVVTELGGKSPQIVLPDADLDTAVNTAVLYALLNSGQTCGAASRTLVPRERQDEFLAALTPAVEALKVGDPHSQGTSMGPVVSAGQWDTVQGYIRKGIEEGARLVTGGPGKPDLPDTLKDGHFVRPTVFADVTNDMTIAREEIFGPVMSVIAYESIEDAITIANDSPYGLCGYVTSGDPQQALAVAERMRTGYVLINDADFDFNTSWGGYKQSGNGREWADFGIGEYLETKSIVGVHA; from the coding sequence ATGCGTGAGTTTCACAACCTGTACATCGACGGCAGCTGGACGGCGCCGGCCGAGCCCGCCGTCCTGGAGCTGACCGACCCCGCCACCGGACGGCCCAGCGGCCGGGCCGCCCTCGGCGGTGCCACCGACGTCGACCGGGCGGTCACGGCCGCCAGGAACGCTTTCGCCTCGTTCTCCATCACCACTGCCGCCGAGCGAGTGGACCTCCTGGAAGCCATCGGCGCCGAATACGCCCGTCGTGCCGAGGACATGGCTCAGGCCGTCACCGAGGAGCTGGGCTCCCCCCTGGACCTCTCCCGCAGCTTGCACGTGCCCTCCGGCCAGAGCCAGTTCCACAACGCCGCACGGGCCCTGCGGAACCTGGACCTCGTCGAAAAGCGCGGAAGCACGTGGGTGCGGCGCGAGCCGATCGGCGTGTGCGCGCTGATCACTCCGTGGAACTATCCCGCCCTCCAGCCCGCCGGGAAGGTCGCCTCCGCGCTCGCCGCCGGCTGCACCGTCGTGCTCAAACCGGCTCAGCTGACCCCGTACTCGGCCGTCGTGCTGGCGGAGATCCTGGAAGCGGCCGGGGTTCCCGCCGGCGTGTTCAACCTCGTCCTGGGCCGCGGCTCGGTCATCGGAGATGCCCTGAACCAGCACCCGGAGGTCGACATGATCTCCTTCACCGGTTCCGGACCGGTCGCGGTCGGCGTGCTCGCCGCCGCGGCGCCCACGGCCAAACGGGTCGTCACCGAACTCGGCGGCAAATCCCCACAGATCGTGCTCCCCGACGCCGACTTGGACACCGCCGTGAACACCGCCGTGCTGTACGCGCTCTTGAACAGCGGACAGACCTGCGGCGCAGCCTCCCGCACCCTGGTTCCGCGTGAACGACAGGACGAATTCCTGGCCGCCCTCACCCCGGCAGTCGAGGCGCTTAAGGTCGGTGACCCGCACTCGCAGGGCACCTCCATGGGCCCGGTCGTCTCCGCCGGCCAGTGGGACACCGTCCAGGGATACATCCGCAAAGGCATCGAGGAAGGCGCCCGACTCGTCACCGGCGGCCCCGGCAAGCCCGACCTGCCCGACACTCTCAAGGACGGGCACTTCGTCAGACCCACCGTCTTCGCCGACGTCACCAACGACATGACCATCGCCCGCGAGGAGATCTTCGGCCCGGTCATGTCCGTGATCGCCTACGAGAGCATCGAAGACGCCATCACCATCGCCAACGACTCGCCCTACGGCCTGTGCGGATACGTCACAAGCGGCGACCCGCAGCAGGCTCTCGCTGTCGCCGAACGGATGCGCACCGGCTACGTCTTGATCAACGACGCTGACTTCGACTTCAACACGTCCTGGGGCGGCTACAAGCAGTCCGGCAACGGCCGCGAGTGGGCGGACTTCGGCATCGGCGAGTACTTGGAGACCAAGTCCATCGTCGGCGTCCACGCCTGA
- a CDS encoding TetR family transcriptional regulator — MPPDATATKRRLLDAAYSEFAQYGLAGARVERIGEIAQVNKRLIYVHFGNKADLFDIVVAKSLADLAEAVPFDADDLSRYAGDLFDYLLEHPQVLRLTGWARLERPEPTAAEVDAYRPKIDAIVSAQHSNSVTKEIAPTDVLALVLGLTTAWAGASPALQSLAPEAPWSPERLRHHRAAMTAAVQAFVAS, encoded by the coding sequence ATGCCGCCCGACGCCACCGCTACGAAGAGACGCCTGCTGGACGCCGCCTACAGCGAGTTCGCCCAGTACGGGCTTGCCGGCGCCCGCGTGGAACGCATCGGCGAAATTGCGCAGGTCAACAAGCGTCTGATCTACGTCCACTTCGGCAACAAGGCCGACCTCTTCGACATCGTGGTCGCCAAGAGCCTGGCCGACCTCGCAGAGGCCGTCCCCTTCGACGCCGACGACCTCTCCCGCTACGCGGGCGACCTGTTCGACTACCTGCTGGAACACCCCCAGGTACTACGCCTGACAGGCTGGGCTCGGTTGGAACGGCCCGAACCCACGGCAGCCGAGGTGGACGCCTACCGCCCCAAGATCGATGCCATCGTCTCCGCCCAGCACAGCAACTCCGTCACCAAAGAAATCGCCCCCACGGACGTCCTCGCCCTCGTCCTCGGGTTGACCACAGCCTGGGCCGGCGCCTCACCCGCCCTGCAATCACTGGCTCCCGAAGCCCCCTGGTCCCCTGAGCGACTGCGCCATCACCGCGCCGCGATGACCGCCGCCGTGCAAGCCTTCGTTGCCTCCTGA
- a CDS encoding terpene synthase family protein translates to MNARLAPLSQIPQGSKEGNGPAFFDGELTPGTPIALHFDAGTVAMNGQEAVLDYTAVCATYFGESAMPHPAAVEELVSACQAEMQVFSPEDDRYVAAASRMGAAWTAYAFPDVSPTSPLMATTALLNTGLFMHDDGVDPDPRAAPESVFERLRSLEEIDQVILDMFRDDRPPDPVSTARPYPHGAALLGCLREAAVRYAAHMPGWQSRKQVFVESLKEYLDAGEWALREYAETRVWPPDVNTFLFQREFEGAGNLAYEQAALLNAVDLPPSLQNLLEIKRFRQAATYAVLLGHDVMGLAKDIRNGNPSNLVMVLHQEGSLTLQEACDKVMAMQHHEAMETMRLAKALCRRHPDLTGYTRAVRLTVEGTFRAYAFAARYGPHGLRIRGIRTSPAGHTHAL, encoded by the coding sequence GTGAATGCCCGCTTGGCGCCGCTGTCACAGATTCCCCAAGGAAGCAAGGAAGGCAATGGGCCGGCCTTTTTTGACGGAGAACTGACGCCCGGCACTCCGATCGCCCTGCACTTCGATGCCGGCACGGTCGCGATGAACGGACAGGAAGCCGTCCTGGACTACACGGCCGTGTGCGCGACCTATTTCGGTGAATCAGCTATGCCGCACCCAGCCGCTGTGGAAGAGCTCGTTTCCGCCTGCCAGGCCGAAATGCAGGTTTTCTCCCCTGAAGACGATCGCTACGTGGCGGCAGCCAGCCGTATGGGTGCCGCATGGACGGCCTATGCCTTTCCTGACGTCTCCCCGACGTCCCCCCTGATGGCCACCACGGCACTGCTCAACACCGGACTGTTCATGCACGACGACGGAGTCGATCCCGATCCCCGCGCAGCCCCCGAATCAGTCTTTGAGCGTCTCCGCAGCCTGGAGGAAATCGATCAGGTCATCCTGGACATGTTCCGCGACGACCGGCCCCCTGACCCCGTGAGCACCGCCAGGCCCTACCCCCACGGGGCCGCCCTTCTCGGATGCCTGCGCGAAGCCGCCGTCCGCTACGCCGCGCACATGCCGGGCTGGCAGTCCCGCAAACAGGTCTTCGTCGAATCCCTCAAGGAATATCTCGACGCAGGTGAATGGGCACTGCGCGAGTACGCAGAAACACGCGTGTGGCCCCCGGACGTCAACACCTTCCTTTTCCAGCGAGAATTCGAAGGGGCCGGGAATCTCGCGTACGAACAAGCCGCGCTCCTCAACGCCGTCGACCTCCCGCCCAGCCTCCAAAACCTCCTGGAAATCAAGCGTTTCCGTCAGGCAGCCACATACGCCGTTCTGCTCGGACATGATGTGATGGGATTGGCCAAGGACATCAGAAACGGCAACCCCAGCAACCTCGTCATGGTCCTGCACCAAGAAGGCAGCCTCACGTTGCAGGAAGCCTGCGACAAGGTGATGGCCATGCAGCACCACGAGGCTATGGAGACCATGCGCCTGGCGAAAGCACTGTGCCGCCGCCATCCCGACCTCACCGGCTACACCCGAGCGGTAAGACTAACCGTCGAAGGAACCTTCCGCGCATACGCCTTCGCTGCCCGCTACGGACCGCACGGCCTGCGGATCCGCGGCATCCGCACCAGCCCGGCCGGACATACACATGCGCTATGA
- a CDS encoding Tn3 family transposase → MPVEFLSDEQAEAYGTFAEEPTRPELERFFFLDDVDRDLIALRRTKHHQLGFALQMCTVRYVGLFLEDPLAVPWPVVEHLAAQLGIEDPSCVKRYTERRQTLYDHAWEIRGAYGYHPYEDAEWGRRFRTFLHGRAWTHAEGPKALFDHAVGWLRRHRVLLPGVSVLARQVSEARKVAEKRLHATVAGAARRADPALPGDLVATLKTPEGARFSELERLRRPPTRTTGTAFARALERVDEISAFQLGRLKLSQIPPNRMATLARYALGSKAPLLERAADPKRTAMLTAVMRHLEAKAIDEALDLFQVLMATRLLSTAKRKTEKERLSTLPQLEKASRVLARAAKVVFEELELVEEQAADLDVAALWAAVEEVAPRAAVMTAAATVVSLVPEDEDSAEVAMRAALANRYATVRPFLALLGESKALDAASAGKRVLAGVRGLPALARRKVGVKPLLPREVDDKLVPPAWRKAVYANPDLPQGAVDRDAYVVCVLEQLHRALNSRDVFAAPSHRWSNPRARLLDGPDWDAVEEDVLAGLSLDMPVTEHLAELVRGLDAGWKQLAERLEEAGPAAKVSIEVQDDGRVKLNVAGLGALGEPKSLTWLRGRVERMLPKIDLPDLLFEVNAWTGFLDTFVHLGDGTTRMKNLPTSVVALLVSEACNIGLAPVVNPAHEALTRARLVHVDQYYLRADTIAAANARLIAAQAEVPIVKFWGEGLLASVDGLRFVVPVRTISAAPSPKYFGFKRGITWLNAVNDQVAGIGQMVVPGTPRDSLHILDALLNLDGGVKPEMVATDNASYSDMVFGLFKILGYNFSPRFRDLDDQRFWRATMPGVETGTYGALEDLARNRVNLNKVITHWPDMLKVAGSLVTNQVRAYDLLRMFGRDGRPTPLGAAFAEYGRIAKTEHLLRVVDPVDDTYRRQMNRQLTVQESRHKLARDVCHGKRGTIHQAYRDGMEDQLGALGLVLNAIVLWTTKYLDAAVSQLRAEGHEIRDEDIARLSPLKHKNLNLLGRYSFTASTPAAGALRPLRDPDAPELDEDGDEQD, encoded by the coding sequence GTGCCGGTGGAATTTCTGAGTGATGAGCAGGCCGAGGCGTACGGGACGTTCGCCGAGGAGCCGACGAGGCCCGAGCTGGAGCGGTTCTTCTTCCTGGACGACGTGGACCGGGACCTGATCGCCCTGCGGCGTACGAAGCACCACCAGCTTGGGTTCGCGCTCCAGATGTGCACAGTGAGGTACGTGGGTCTGTTCCTGGAGGACCCGCTTGCGGTGCCATGGCCGGTGGTCGAGCACCTGGCCGCGCAGCTCGGCATCGAGGACCCCTCGTGCGTGAAGCGGTACACCGAGCGGCGTCAGACTCTGTACGACCACGCGTGGGAGATCCGGGGCGCCTACGGCTACCACCCCTACGAGGACGCCGAGTGGGGCCGGCGGTTCCGTACCTTCCTGCACGGGCGGGCATGGACGCACGCCGAAGGCCCGAAGGCGCTGTTCGACCACGCGGTGGGCTGGCTGCGCCGTCACCGGGTCCTGCTGCCCGGGGTGTCCGTGCTGGCCCGGCAGGTGTCGGAGGCGCGGAAGGTCGCGGAGAAGCGGCTGCACGCCACGGTCGCGGGCGCCGCCCGCCGCGCGGACCCGGCGCTGCCCGGGGATCTGGTGGCGACGCTGAAGACGCCGGAGGGCGCCCGGTTCTCGGAGCTGGAGCGGCTGCGCCGGCCGCCGACGCGGACGACGGGTACGGCGTTCGCCCGCGCGCTGGAGCGGGTGGACGAGATCAGTGCGTTCCAGCTCGGGCGGCTGAAGCTGTCGCAGATCCCGCCGAACCGCATGGCGACGCTGGCCCGGTACGCGCTGGGGTCGAAGGCTCCGCTGCTGGAACGGGCGGCGGATCCGAAGCGCACGGCGATGCTTACCGCGGTGATGCGGCACCTGGAGGCGAAGGCCATCGACGAGGCCCTGGACCTGTTCCAGGTCCTGATGGCCACCCGGCTGCTGAGCACCGCGAAACGCAAGACGGAGAAGGAGCGGCTGTCGACACTGCCGCAGCTGGAGAAGGCGTCACGGGTGCTCGCGCGGGCGGCGAAGGTGGTGTTCGAGGAACTGGAGCTGGTCGAGGAGCAGGCAGCGGACCTGGACGTCGCGGCGCTGTGGGCGGCGGTGGAGGAGGTCGCGCCGCGCGCCGCCGTGATGACGGCGGCCGCGACCGTGGTCTCGCTGGTGCCCGAGGACGAGGACTCGGCCGAGGTTGCCATGCGGGCCGCGCTGGCGAACCGGTACGCCACGGTGCGCCCGTTCCTCGCGTTGCTGGGCGAGTCGAAGGCGCTGGACGCGGCGAGCGCCGGCAAGCGGGTCCTGGCCGGGGTGCGCGGCCTTCCGGCGCTGGCCCGGCGGAAGGTGGGGGTCAAGCCGCTGCTGCCGCGGGAGGTGGACGACAAGCTCGTGCCGCCGGCGTGGCGCAAGGCGGTGTACGCCAACCCTGATCTGCCGCAGGGTGCGGTGGACCGGGACGCGTACGTGGTGTGCGTGCTGGAGCAGCTGCACCGGGCCCTGAACAGCCGCGACGTGTTCGCCGCCCCGTCGCACCGCTGGTCCAACCCGCGGGCCCGCCTACTGGACGGGCCCGACTGGGACGCGGTCGAGGAGGACGTGCTGGCCGGGCTGAGCCTGGACATGCCCGTGACCGAGCACCTGGCGGAGCTGGTGCGGGGCCTGGACGCCGGGTGGAAGCAGCTCGCCGAACGTCTGGAAGAGGCGGGGCCGGCGGCGAAGGTCTCCATCGAGGTGCAGGACGACGGGCGGGTGAAGCTGAACGTCGCGGGGCTCGGGGCGCTCGGCGAGCCGAAGTCCCTGACCTGGTTGCGGGGGCGCGTCGAGAGGATGCTCCCGAAGATCGACCTGCCGGACCTGCTGTTCGAGGTGAACGCCTGGACCGGGTTCCTCGACACGTTCGTGCACCTCGGGGACGGCACGACCCGGATGAAGAACCTGCCCACTTCGGTGGTCGCGTTGCTGGTGTCGGAGGCGTGCAACATCGGCCTGGCCCCGGTGGTCAACCCCGCCCATGAGGCCCTGACTCGGGCCCGGCTCGTGCACGTCGACCAGTACTACCTGCGCGCCGACACCATCGCCGCCGCGAACGCACGGCTCATCGCGGCCCAGGCCGAGGTGCCCATCGTGAAGTTCTGGGGCGAGGGCCTGCTCGCCTCGGTGGACGGGCTGCGGTTCGTCGTCCCCGTCCGCACCATCAGCGCCGCTCCGTCGCCAAAGTACTTCGGGTTCAAGCGGGGCATCACCTGGCTCAACGCCGTCAACGACCAGGTCGCGGGCATCGGGCAGATGGTGGTGCCTGGCACCCCGCGCGACTCCCTGCACATCCTGGACGCGCTGCTGAACCTGGACGGCGGCGTGAAGCCGGAGATGGTGGCCACCGACAACGCCTCGTACTCCGACATGGTGTTCGGCCTGTTCAAGATCCTCGGCTACAACTTCAGCCCCCGGTTCCGCGACCTGGACGATCAGCGGTTCTGGCGGGCCACGATGCCCGGGGTCGAGACCGGAACGTACGGCGCGCTGGAGGATCTGGCCCGCAACCGCGTAAACCTGAACAAGGTGATCACGCACTGGCCGGACATGCTCAAGGTCGCCGGCTCCCTGGTCACCAACCAGGTCCGCGCCTACGACCTGCTGCGCATGTTCGGCCGAGACGGTCGCCCGACCCCGCTCGGGGCGGCGTTCGCGGAGTACGGGCGGATCGCCAAGACCGAGCACCTGCTGCGCGTGGTCGACCCGGTCGACGACACCTACCGCCGCCAGATGAACCGGCAGCTCACCGTGCAGGAGTCCCGCCACAAGCTCGCCCGCGACGTGTGCCACGGCAAGCGCGGCACCATCCACCAGGCGTACCGCGACGGCATGGAGGACCAGCTCGGCGCGCTCGGCCTGGTCCTCAACGCCATCGTGCTCTGGACAACGAAGTACCTCGACGCCGCCGTCAGCCAGCTCCGCGCCGAGGGCCACGAGATCCGGGACGAGGACATCGCCCGGCTCTCTCCGCTCAAGCACAAGAACCTGAACCTGCTCGGCCGCTACAGCTTCACCGCCTCGACGCCGGCCGCCGGTGCCCTGCGCCCGCTGCGCGACCCGGACGCGCCGGAGCTGGACGAGGACGGGGACGAACAGGACTAA
- a CDS encoding recombinase family protein: MANLVYKRVSTDQQSTARQDLVLDEAGIEDPVVFEEDPGTSSRLHALQRPQFGELLTYARPGDTVHISEMFRLVRGTGHILDVLDVLHRDRLALRIHDGAFSAMDLTARHPRTGELLSTVKFMVQTLAAAGELQRDLQRELTYDGLRAAEARGSKGGRRPAVAAAKTETVRTAYLEGRSIAALARDHGVSRGAIRTAVADLLPEHTAGDPDIPAPELPVVLDMPGKVADFLRSAELEPAERAALDQGVTVRRGQGYTLRVSAVPAVHRQLLALCQPLDGGQGLPTVPAQRKARREYENRVSALAP; encoded by the coding sequence GTGGCAAACCTGGTCTACAAGCGGGTCTCGACCGACCAACAGTCCACCGCCCGCCAGGACCTCGTCCTGGACGAGGCCGGCATCGAGGACCCGGTCGTCTTCGAGGAGGACCCGGGAACCTCCAGCCGCCTCCACGCCCTCCAGCGCCCGCAGTTCGGCGAACTACTCACCTACGCGCGGCCCGGCGACACCGTGCACATCTCCGAGATGTTCCGCCTCGTACGCGGCACCGGCCACATCCTCGACGTGCTCGACGTCCTCCACCGCGACCGCCTCGCGCTGCGCATCCACGACGGCGCGTTCTCCGCGATGGACCTCACCGCCCGCCACCCGCGCACTGGCGAGCTGCTGTCCACCGTGAAGTTCATGGTGCAGACCCTCGCCGCCGCCGGCGAGCTCCAACGCGACCTCCAACGCGAGCTGACCTACGACGGACTGCGCGCCGCCGAGGCCAGGGGCAGCAAGGGCGGACGCCGTCCCGCCGTGGCGGCCGCGAAGACCGAAACCGTCCGCACCGCGTACCTGGAGGGCCGGTCCATCGCCGCCCTCGCGCGCGACCACGGCGTCAGCCGCGGCGCGATCCGCACGGCCGTCGCCGATCTCCTGCCCGAGCACACGGCCGGCGACCCGGACATCCCGGCCCCGGAGCTGCCGGTCGTCCTCGACATGCCGGGCAAGGTCGCCGACTTCCTCCGCTCGGCCGAGCTGGAGCCCGCCGAGCGCGCCGCGCTCGACCAGGGCGTCACCGTGCGGCGCGGCCAGGGCTACACCCTGCGCGTCAGCGCCGTCCCCGCCGTACACCGCCAGCTTCTCGCCCTCTGTCAGCCGCTCGACGGCGGTCAGGGCCTTCCCACAGTGCCGGCCCAGCGCAAGGCCCGCCGAGAGTACGAGAACAGGGTCAGCGCACTCGCGCCCTGA
- a CDS encoding Scr1 family TA system antitoxin-like transcriptional regulator, with translation MQLTHQLRHLLDMAELRNITIQVMPILANPHPGMVGPFHIVRFPRPWPTVVSVETILGGTFALPAAQQIQREPRLNQSRFPQPSVLNRQDQLNASTIPKPRPFSFSSNPMPLRFKGGRSGRSSGRRR, from the coding sequence GTGCAATTAACACACCAACTGCGCCACCTGCTCGACATGGCCGAGCTGCGCAACATCACGATCCAGGTGATGCCGATACTCGCCAACCCGCATCCCGGGATGGTGGGCCCGTTCCACATCGTCCGGTTCCCCCGCCCATGGCCCACCGTGGTCAGCGTGGAGACCATCCTCGGCGGAACCTTCGCGCTGCCTGCAGCCCAGCAGATTCAGCGCGAGCCGAGGCTAAACCAAAGCCGTTTCCCGCAGCCGTCGGTACTGAACCGCCAGGACCAGCTCAACGCTTCGACAATCCCAAAACCTCGACCCTTTTCCTTCTCTTCGAATCCCATGCCGCTGCGTTTCAAGGGCGGGAGGTCCGGTCGCTCATCCGGACGGCGCAGATGA
- a CDS encoding alcohol dehydrogenase catalytic domain-containing protein, with amino-acid sequence MKAVVMTGANKPWEVQEVPTPTAEPGQVLVKVHASGMCFTDVWSTQGYGGDLYPQTPGHEVVGEVVEVGAGVHTRQVGDRVGTTWVQSACGRCAYCRENRPLTGQTAMNCVAPRTSGFSAQGGHAEYIAIAAEGTVLLPDGLSYTDAAPMMCAGYTTWSGLRDASPQPHEKVAVLGIGGLGHVALQLSKACGFETIAITHSPDKHDLATQLGADHVVANGKELLELGGADILLVTTNAFGAAEEAMTGLRVSGRVILCGLDFSQPFSISSEGVPFHMMRQQVIGLGEHRYSGYR; translated from the coding sequence ATGAAGGCAGTTGTGATGACCGGCGCGAACAAGCCGTGGGAGGTCCAGGAGGTCCCGACCCCGACGGCGGAGCCGGGGCAGGTGCTGGTGAAGGTTCACGCGTCGGGCATGTGCTTCACCGATGTCTGGTCCACGCAGGGCTACGGCGGGGACCTCTACCCCCAGACGCCGGGCCATGAGGTGGTCGGTGAGGTCGTCGAGGTGGGCGCCGGGGTGCACACGCGCCAGGTCGGCGACCGGGTTGGTACCACCTGGGTGCAGTCCGCCTGTGGCCGATGTGCCTACTGTCGCGAGAACCGGCCGCTGACCGGGCAGACCGCGATGAACTGCGTCGCGCCCCGCACCAGTGGGTTCTCCGCGCAGGGTGGGCACGCGGAGTACATCGCCATCGCGGCCGAGGGGACGGTGCTGCTGCCGGACGGCCTGTCGTACACCGATGCCGCGCCCATGATGTGCGCCGGTTACACCACCTGGAGCGGTCTGCGGGACGCGTCCCCGCAGCCGCACGAGAAGGTCGCCGTTCTGGGCATCGGCGGACTGGGCCATGTGGCCCTGCAGCTGTCCAAGGCGTGCGGATTCGAGACCATCGCGATCACCCACTCCCCGGACAAGCATGACCTGGCCACCCAGCTGGGCGCCGACCACGTTGTCGCCAACGGCAAGGAACTCCTCGAGCTCGGCGGCGCGGACATCCTGCTGGTCACCACCAACGCCTTCGGCGCGGCCGAGGAGGCCATGACGGGCCTGCGCGTCTCCGGCCGCGTGATCCTGTGCGGGCTGGACTTCAGCCAGCCGTTCTCCATCTCCTCCGAGGGCGTGCCGTTCCACATGATGCGCCAGCAGGTCATCGGCCTCGGGGAACATCGGTACAGCGGTTATCGGTGA
- a CDS encoding polyprenyl synthetase family protein encodes MSTLPTATPHDPAPSSPPAPAHGRLDLPWVHRELTAVLNAFIDGKTSEARRQGLPVDIPTVLGKFLASGGKRIRPTMCVLGWHAAGGTDSVQPAVRAGASLEMFHAFCLIHDDVMDHSATRRGQPTVHRALATHHHHGRTVAAADALGESAAILAGDLALIWSDELLYGPDSELSPAHRECVRPLVNVMRSEVMYGQYLDLTATGRPTTDVERALAIARYKTAKYTIERPLHIGAALAGAGREMLDALSAYALPLGEAFQLRDDILGTFGDPAETGKPRLDDLRQGKHTVLLALALQRADSAECEALHALVGDPRLDEDAAARIRHIITATGARAAVEDMIRVRREQAGRALLTVPVAPAVEQSLQEFADAVTGRTT; translated from the coding sequence GTGAGCACTTTGCCCACTGCCACGCCGCACGATCCGGCTCCGTCCTCACCGCCTGCTCCCGCACACGGCCGGCTGGACCTGCCATGGGTGCACCGTGAGCTCACCGCCGTGCTGAACGCCTTCATCGACGGCAAGACCAGCGAGGCCCGCCGCCAGGGTTTGCCGGTCGACATCCCCACCGTCCTGGGCAAGTTCTTGGCCTCCGGCGGCAAGCGGATTCGCCCCACGATGTGCGTGCTCGGCTGGCACGCAGCCGGCGGCACCGACAGCGTGCAGCCGGCAGTCAGAGCGGGTGCGTCCCTGGAGATGTTCCACGCCTTCTGTCTGATCCACGACGACGTGATGGACCACTCCGCCACGCGCCGCGGCCAGCCCACCGTGCACCGGGCCCTGGCCACCCACCACCACCACGGCCGTACCGTCGCGGCGGCCGATGCACTCGGCGAGTCAGCCGCCATTCTGGCCGGAGACCTCGCCCTGATCTGGTCGGACGAACTCCTGTACGGCCCGGACAGCGAACTGAGCCCAGCCCACCGAGAATGCGTACGACCCCTGGTCAACGTGATGCGCAGCGAGGTCATGTACGGCCAGTATCTGGACCTCACCGCCACCGGCCGCCCCACCACCGACGTCGAGCGGGCGCTGGCCATCGCGCGCTACAAGACCGCCAAGTACACCATCGAACGGCCCCTTCACATCGGCGCCGCCCTCGCCGGGGCTGGGAGGGAGATGCTGGATGCGCTCAGCGCCTATGCCCTGCCCCTGGGGGAGGCGTTCCAGCTCCGCGACGACATCCTCGGAACCTTCGGCGATCCTGCCGAAACCGGCAAACCCCGCCTGGACGACCTGCGCCAAGGAAAGCACACGGTCCTGCTCGCCCTCGCCCTCCAGCGTGCTGATTCCGCCGAGTGCGAGGCCCTCCACGCGCTGGTTGGTGATCCCCGTCTCGACGAGGACGCCGCTGCCCGCATTCGCCACATCATCACCGCCACCGGCGCCCGCGCCGCGGTCGAGGACATGATCCGTGTGCGTCGTGAGCAGGCCGGACGGGCACTGCTGACAGTGCCTGTCGCTCCAGCCGTCGAACAGAGCCTGCAAGAGTTCGCCGACGCCGTCACTGGGAGGACCACGTGA
- a CDS encoding papain-like cysteine protease family protein — MRKHTTRPGAARAPQRPHRLGSLLLAALVGAATVAATGTARAAPVRIDITMRKQEKTNWCWAAAASTIANQLGKEHTQNAFCNAAFDRRQGSECPNNQADLGNVQRALRWAGIAPGRYVTGWLRYSTVKAEIDAGRPIETRVLWTSGGGHMHVIYGYDEAKQWVYWGDPWPSYTRYNWGSHNYYLDNNAFRWTHSLYEIGKG, encoded by the coding sequence ATGCGGAAACACACCACCAGGCCGGGCGCTGCCCGCGCCCCACAGCGGCCCCACCGGCTCGGCTCTCTCCTGCTTGCCGCGCTCGTCGGCGCGGCCACCGTCGCCGCCACCGGCACGGCGCGGGCCGCCCCCGTACGCATCGACATCACCATGCGCAAACAGGAAAAGACCAACTGGTGCTGGGCCGCGGCTGCTTCGACCATCGCCAACCAACTGGGCAAGGAGCACACGCAGAACGCGTTCTGCAATGCCGCCTTCGATCGCCGGCAGGGCAGTGAGTGCCCCAACAACCAGGCCGACCTGGGCAACGTCCAGCGGGCCCTGCGTTGGGCCGGGATCGCACCGGGCCGGTACGTGACCGGCTGGCTGCGCTACAGCACCGTCAAGGCGGAAATCGACGCGGGCCGCCCGATCGAGACCCGGGTCCTGTGGACCTCCGGCGGCGGGCACATGCACGTCATCTACGGCTACGACGAGGCGAAGCAATGGGTCTACTGGGGCGACCCGTGGCCCTCCTACACCCGCTACAACTGGGGCTCGCACAACTACTATCTGGACAACAACGCCTTCCGGTGGACCCACTCACTCTATGAGATCGGGAAGGGATGA